From the genome of Primulina eburnea isolate SZY01 chromosome 12, ASM2296580v1, whole genome shotgun sequence, one region includes:
- the LOC140808114 gene encoding sm-like protein LSM3A has product MGSEEEITVKEPLDLIRLSLDERIYVKLRHDRELRGKLHAYDQHLNMILGDVEEIVTTVEIDDETYEEIVRTTRRMVPFLFVRGDGVILVSPPLRTA; this is encoded by the exons ATGGGGAGCGAAGAGGAGATTACAGTGAAGGAGCCTTTGGACCTCATTCGTCTCAGTCTCGACGAGCGCATATACGTCAAACTTCGCCACGATCGCGAGCTTCGCGGCAAGCTTCAT GCCTATGATCAGCATTTAAATATGATTCTGGGAGATGTTGAAGAGATTGTTACTACTGTGGAGATCGATGATGAAACATATGAGGAAATTGTGAGG ACAACCAGGCGTATGGTACCATTTCTATTTGTCAGAGGAGATGGTGTCATTTTGGTTTCACCTCCATTGCGAACAGCCTGA